A stretch of the Pan paniscus chromosome 2, NHGRI_mPanPan1-v2.0_pri, whole genome shotgun sequence genome encodes the following:
- the CAMP gene encoding cathelicidin antimicrobial peptide — MGTMKTQRDGHSLGRWSLVLLLLGLVMPLAIVAQVLSYKEAVLRAIDGINQRSSDANLYRLLDLDPRPTMDGDPDTPKPVSFTVKETVCPRTTQQSPEDCDFKKDGLVKRCMGTVTLNQARGSFDISCDKDNKRFALLGDFFRKSKEKIGKEFKRIVQRIKDFLRNLVPRTES, encoded by the exons ATGGGGACCATGAAGACCCAAAGGGATGGCCACTCCCTGGGGCGGTGGTCACTGGTGCTCCTGCTGCTGGGCCTGGTGATGCCTCTGGCCATCGTTGCCCAGGTCCTCAGCTACAAGGAAGCTGTGCTTCGTGCTATAGATGGCATCAACCAGCGGTCCTCGGATGCTAACCTCTACCGCCTCCTGGACCTGGACCCCAGGCCCACGATG GATGGGGACCCAGACACGCCAAAGCCTGTGAGCTTCACAGTGAAGGAGACAGTGTGCCCCAGGACGACACAGCAGTCACCGGAGGATTGTGACTTCAAGAAGGACGGG CTGGTGAAGCGGTGTATGGGGACAGTGACCCTCAATCAGGCCAGGGGCTCCTTTGACATCAGTTGTGATAAG GATAACAAGAGATTTGCCCTGCTGGGTGATTTCTTCCGGAAATCTAAAGAGAAGATTGGCAAAGAGTTTAAAAGAATTGTCCAGAGAATCAAGGATTTTTTGCGGAATCTTGTACCCAGGACAGAGTCCTAG